CCCGCACGCGACGGTGCAGCGCATGCCGCAGCAGGACAGCCTGCGCCGTGGCGCCTGGGTGGTGTTCGCACTGACCACGCTGGTGTCGGCATGGCTGTGGTTGCAGGCGCTGCCGTGGTGGCTGCAGGTTGCCGGTGCCATCGCCGTGGCGGCGCTGCTGGCGCTGGGCTGCGTGTTGCTCATGTATGTGCTGCGCTGGATGGGCAGTGCAGCGCAGGTGCAACGCCTGCTGCCGGCGATGGCGGGCAGCGTGCTGCCCTGGCTGGTCTGCGTGTTCGCCGCAGTGGTGGCGTCGCAGGGCCGGGTGGCGTTGTTGCAGACCGGGGCAAGCGATCCGGCCGGCATGGCGCAGGTGGCGATGGGCATCCTGCTGTTGCTGCTGGGCGGGCTGTGGTGGTCGGTGTGCGCGGTGCAGGCCATTGCCGGCGCCACCGGCTGCGCGCGGTCGCGCGCCTTCGGCGCCTGGGCCTTGGCGCTGTCGCTGCTGGGTGTGGTGAGCGCGGTGCTGGGGGTGCCGGTGGCCATCGTCGCGATGGGGTAGGGGCGGGCGAGAGATCCACGCCGCCCGTACTTCGGTCCGGCCGCGCTGGCCGCCGGCCGCTGCCGCGGCGCACAGGGCTTTGCAAAGGCGCACGGGGCTGTGACACTGCCAGCCCCCTCGTCGCTGCCGCGGAGCCAGCTTGATGTCGACCGTGCGTCCCCCGTTGACCGTCCATGGCATGTCCAGTTCCGGCAACTGCTACAAGGTGCGCCTGCTGCTGGAACAACTGGGCAGCCGCTATCACTGGGTCGAGGTCGACAGCGTGGCCGGGCAGACCCGCACGCCCGAGTACCTGGCCATCAATCCCAACGGCAAGGTGCCGATGGTGGAGCGCGACGATGGCCGCGTGCTGACCGAATCCAATGCGATCCTGTTCTGGCTGGCCGAGGGCACCCCGTACCTGCCGACCGACGCATGGCAACGCGCGCAGGCGCTGAGCTGGATGTTCTTCGAGCAATACAGCCATGAGCCGTACGTGGCGGTGGCGCGTTTCATCAGCCTGTGGACCGCGCCCGATGCGGCGCGTCGCGCCGAGCTGCCGCAGCTGCGCGTGCGCGGCGAGCAGGCATTGGCGGTGATGGAGCAGCACCTGCAGCAGCAGGCCTGGTTCACTGGCGGCGACTATGGCATTGCCGATATCGCGCTGTTTGCCTACACCCATTGCGCCGAAGACGGCGGCTTCGACCTGGGACGCTGGCCGGCGATCGGCGCCTGGCTGCACCGCGTGCGTGCGCTGCCCGGATTCGTGCCGATGCCGGCACCCGTCCCGGTGACAGCATGAGCGGCGTGCGCCACCGGTCTGCTACGGTCGTGCCCCGGTCGTACCTGCATGGTCGCTCCCCGGCGCCAAGCCGCGCGCGGCGCTCGGATCGGGTTGCAGACGCCGCAGCCGCAGCGCGATGGGGCGTTGCCGGCAGCACCGCGTTCTGCTGCGGGGAGCGCTGACGATGTGCGGATTGGCAGGATTGCTGATGGCCTCGCCGCGGCTGCATGGCGAACAGCTCGAGGCATTGGTGCGGCCGATGGGCGCGGCGCTGCGCCATCGCGGCCCCGACGATGCCGGCAGCTGGTGCGATGCGCAGGCTGGCGTGGCCCTGGCGCATCAGCGCCTGAGCATTCTGGACCTGTCGCCGCTGGGCCATCAGCCGATGCGCTCGGCCGATGGCCGCTACGTGCTGGCCTATAACGGCGAGGTCTACAACTTCGCGCAGCTGCGTGGCGCGCTGGCCGCGCTGGGGCATCGCTTCCGCGGGCATTCCGATACCGAAGTGCTGCTGGCGGCGGTGGTGGAGTGGGGCCTGGACGACACCCTGACCCGCTGCAACGGCATGTTCGCGCTCGCATTGTGGGATGAGCGCGACAACTGCCTGTTCCTGGCGCGCGACCGCGTCGGCAAGAAGCCGCTGTACTACGGCTGGGCCGGCGACACGCTGGTGTTCGGCTCCGAACTCAAGGCGCTGTGGCAGCACTCGGACTTCGACAACGGGGTCGATCGCGATGCGCTGACCCTGCTGCTGCGGCTGGGCTACATCCCGGCGCCGGCCTGCATCCACGAGCGCACCTTCAAGCTGATGCCCGGCCGGGTGCTGCGCCTGGATGCGCAGACCGTTGCCGCCGGTGCGGACGCGCATCGGCCCGATCAGGCGCAGCAGCCGTTCTGGAATGCGCGCGAGGCGATGCAGCGCGCGCTGGCAACGCCGTTCACCGGCACCGATGCGCAGGCCGAAGAGCAACTGGACAGCGTGCTGCGCGATGCGGTGGCGCTACGCATGGTGGCCGATGTGCCGGTGGGCGTGTTCCTGTCCGGCGGGACCGATTCATCCATCGTCACCGCGATGATGCAGGCGCAGAGCGCGCAGCCGGTGCACAGCTTCAGTATCGGTTTTGAAGGCTCGCACCACGACGAGGCGCCGCTGGCGCGCGAAGTGGCCACGCATCTGCGCACCGACCACACCGAGCTGTACGTCAGCGGCGCCGACGCGCTGGCGGTGGTGCCGGGCCTGCCGGACATGTTCGACGAGCCGTTCGCCGATGCCTCGCAGGTGCCCACGGCGCTGGTGGCGCGGCTGGCACGCGGTGGAGTGACGGTGGCGCTGTCCGGCGATGGCGGCGACGAATTGTTCTTCGGCTATGGCCGTTACCAGCGCGCGCTGCGTAACTGGCGCATGCATGGGCTGGTGCCCGGCCCGCTGCGTCGGCTGATGGCGCTGGCAGCGCGCAGCACTGGCGAATCCTCGCGTACCGGTGGGCTGGCTGCGTTGGTGGCCGAAGCCGGCGCACGCGGCATCGGCGACATCTACCGCAACCGTATCTCGCGCTGGCGCGATCCGGCCGCGGTGGTGCTGGGCGCCACCGAGCCCGAAAGCTTCTACAGCCTGGCCGACCCGCTGCATGGGTCGGGGACGCCGGCCGACGCCATGATGCTGGCCGATTTCGCCGCGTATCTGCCCGACGATCTGCTGTGCAAGGTGGATCGCACCACCATGGCAGTGGGGCTGGAGGCGCGTGCGCCGCTGCTGGACTGGCGCGTGGCCGAATTCGCCTGGTCGCTGCCGTTATCGCTGAAGTACCGCGACGGGGTCAGCAAGTACCTGCTCAAGCGCGTGCTGTGCCGGTATCTGCCCGACCCGATGGTCTACCGCGGCAAGCGCGGCTTCGGCGCGCCGGTCAGCGCGTGGCTGCGCGGCGATCTGCATGGCTGGGCCGATGATCTGCTGGCGCATGGCACGCTGCAGCGCGAGGGCGTGTTTGCCGCCGATACCGTGGCCGGCTTGTGGCGCGAGTTCAACGGCGGCGAACGCAAATGGCATACGCACCTGTGGACGGTGCTGATGTTCCAGGCCTGGCAGGCGCACTGGCGGCAACAACGCGCAGCCATCACGCGCTGATCGGGGTTGCGGCGACGCGCAGTGGTCAGGTGCTGAAGATGGCGCTGCGGTGCGCGGAGTGGTGCTGTTGCATGTAGCTTCGGCTCGGACATCGGACCGGGAAGGGTTCAGTGCTGCATGCAGCTGCGGCGCCGCAGACGGAGCCGGGCGCCGTTTCACCAGCCCTGAGCATGCTGCTGGGTAGGGTGGGGCCCTGTTTCCACGGAGCGTACCCATGAGCAAGCTCACCATCGCCGTGCTGGTCGGCAGCCTGCGTGCAGAGTCCTACAACCGCCAGCTGGCGCGCGCGCTGGCGCATCTTGCTGCCGACAAGGCCGTGTTCGAGTATGTGGAGATCGGCGATATCCCGCTGTACAACCAGGACCGCGACGGCGACTTCCCGGCCGAAGGCACGCGCCTGAAGCAACAGATCCGCGCCGCGGACGCAGTGCTGTTCGTGACCCCCGAATACAACCGCTCGATCCCCGGCGTGCTCAAGAACGCCATCGACACCGGCTCGCGGCCGTATGGCGACAGTGCATTTGCCGGCAAGCCGGCGGCGGTGGTCGGCATCTCGGTCGGTGCGATCGGCACCGCAACCGCGCAGCAACACCTGCGCAACGTGCTGGCGTATCTGAACATGCACGTGCTCGGCCAGCCCGAGGTGTTTTTGCACTACAAGGACGGCCTGTTCGGCCCGGACGACACCGTTGCCAATGCCGACAGCCGCAAGTTCCTGCAGGGCTTCGTCGACGCCTTCCTGGGCCTGGTTCAGCACCTGAAGCGGTGAGTTGATCACAGCCTGCGGCGCCCGCGCGGCGCGCGCCGCAGGCCCCGACCAAGGCGCGCAAACCCAGGCAGGGCAGGGGTCGCGGCCGGTGCGACCGGGTCGGCGTAGAAGAGTGCTGCACCGGCTGTCCACCAGTTATCCACAGAGTTGTGCATGGTCGCCGGCGTCGCCGATGACTATGCTTCCTGCCCTCGTGTCCCCTGCGTCAGGTCTGTTTGTCCATGTCCGCTCGTCCTGGTTTCCGTTCCAAGCGCAATCGCGATCGCGACGACGACGATTACGATCGTCCCGAGCCGCGTCTTGATCAGCTGCGCGTGCCGCCGCATTCGGTCGAGGCCGAGCAGGCCGTGCTCGGCGGGCTGATGCTGGCACCGGACGCGTTCGACCGCGTCAACGACCAACTGACCGAAAACGACTTCTATCGCCGCGACCACCGGTTGATCTACCGCGCGATCCGCGAATTGAATGAGAAGGATCGCCCGTTCGATGCCGTGACCCTGGGCGAATGGTTCGAATCGCAGGGCAAGCTGGAGCAGGTGGGCGATGGCGCCTACCTGATCGAGCTGGCCAGCACCACGCCGTCGGCAGCCAACATCGCCGCGTATGCGGAAATCGTGCGCGACAAGGCGGTGCTGCGGCAGTTGATCGAAGTGGGCACCACGATCGTCAACGATGGCTTCCAGCCTGAGGGCCGCGACAGCGTCGAGTTGCTGTCCTCGGCCGAAAAAGCCGTGTTCAAGATCGCCGAAGCCGGCGCGCGCGGGCGTACCGATTTCGTGGCGATGCCCGGCGCCTTGAAGGACGCGTTCGAAGAGCTGCGCAACCGCTTCGAAAATGGCGGCAACATCACCGGCCTGCCAACCGGTTACAGCGATTTCGATGCGATGACGGCCGGCCTGCAGCCGACCGACCTGATCATCCTGGCCGCGCGTCCGGCCATGGGCAAGACCACCTTCGCGCTCAACATTGCCGAATACGCCGCGATCAAGTCCAAGAAGGGCGTGGCGGTGTTTTCGATGGAAATGTCGGCCTCGCAGCTGGCGATGCGCCTGATCTCCTCCAACGGCCGCATCAATGCGCAGCGCCTGCGTACCGGTGCGCTGGAAGACGAGGATTGGGCGCGCGTGACCGGCGCGATCAAGATGCTGAAAGAAACCAAGATCTTCATCGACGACACCCCGGGCGTGTCGCCGGAAGTGCTGCGCTCCAAGTGCCGCCGGCTCAAGCGCGAACACGACCTGGGCCTGATCGTCATCGACTACCTGCAGCTGATGTCGGTACCGGGAAACAGCGAGAACCGCGCGACCGAAATTTCGGAGATCTCGCGTAGTCTCAAGGGCCTGGCCAAGGAGCTCAACGTGCCGGTGATTGCGCTGTCGCAGCTCAACCGCTCGCTGGAAACCCGTACCGACAAGCGCCCGGTGATGGCCGACCTGCGCGAATCCGGCGCAATCGAGCAGGACGCGGACATGATCGTGTTCATCTACCGCGACGATTACTACAACAAGGAAAATTCCCCGGACAAGGGCCTGGCCGAGATCATCATCGGCAAGCACCGCGGCGGCCCGACCGGCTCGTGCAAGCTCAAGTTCTTCGGCGAATACACCCGCTTCGACAATCTGTCGCACGATTCGGTGGGCAGTTTCGAGTAGTCGGCAGGTCGTAGTCGGCAGGTGATGCAGTCGCTCAGATAACGATCGCGCTCGCCGCTACGCAGGGGGCGCCGGCTTTGCGAGGGTATGGTGCGGATGTGTCAGGTGCGGAATGTGCGATCTGCGGCTTGGCCGCGTGGTGCTTGCCCGCCCACCATCGCAGGACACGCTGCAAGTACGTCCATGTAAGCTCCGTGGCGGCATCCATGCCGCCAAGGGTCCCGCGACGGTGGGCGGGCAAGCACCAGTCGAGATGGTCGGTGTGCAGGGCTTTGAATAAGCAGGCAGCCACGCGCTGTCCTTGCTCTTCAACAGCAACCAGCCAACTGTCTAGTGCGGTGCTCTCACCGATCCGCATGGAAGGGTTAACGGCGTGTCCCGCCAGCGCTGAGGGCGCCGCGCACTCGGCCGGGGCTGGGCGTTTGCCGCAGGGCCCTTGCCGCAGCACAAACGCCCGCCGCCGCATCGCGCCATCGTTGCATCTGCTGGCTTATGCTGCGCAACCTTGCCGCCGCTGCCGAGTCCGCATGTCCTACGCCATCGTCTGGTTCCGTCGCGATCTGCGCCTGGAAGACAATCCGGCCCTGCGTGCCGCACTCGATGCCGGGCACCATCCGATCCCGCTCTACATCGATGCGCCGCACGAAGAAGGCGAGTGGACACCGGGCGCGGCCTCGCGCAGCTGGCGGCATCGCTCGCTGGCGGCGCTGGATGCGGGCTTGCGCGCGCTAGGCAGCGGTCTGGTGATTCGCGCTGGCAACAGCGCGCAGGTGCTCGATGAGGTGATCGCGCAAACCGGCGCGGTGGCGGTGTACTGGAATCGCAAGTACGAACCGGCCACCCAGCCGCGCGATGCACAGATCAAACGCAGCCTGCGCGAGCGCGGCATCGAGGCGCAGAGCTGCAATGCGGCGCTGCTGTTCGAACCCTGGCAGCTGAGCACCCAGCAGGGCGGGCCGTACAAGGTCTTCACTCCATTCTGGCGCAACGCGCTGACCCAGTTGCAGTTGCCCGACCCGGTGCCTGCGCCGCGCAGCCTGCCGCCGCTGCCGGGCAAGCTCAAGGGCGAGGCGCTGGACACCCTTGGGCTGGTGCCGACGCTGAGCTGGGACCAGGGTTTCTGGGAGCACTGGCAGCCGGGTGAGGCCGGTGCGCACGAGATGCTGGACATCTTCATCGATGGCGCGCTCTCCGGCTACCTCGAAAATCGCGACCGTCCCGATCGTGTCGGCACCTCGCAACTGTCGCCGCACCTGCATTTCGGCGAGATCGCGCCGTGGCGGATCGCCGCTGCGTTGAATGAGCAGCGCAATGCGCGCAACGGTGCGCAGATCGATGGCTACATCCGGCAGCTGGGCTGGCGCGATTTCGCCTATCACCTGTTGCATCACTTCCCGGACACCACCAACCACAATCTCAATCCGCGCTTCGAAGGCTTCGACTGGGCCAAGGCCGATCCGGTGACATTGCAGGCCTGGCAACGCGGGCGCACCGGCATTCCCATCGTCGATGCCGGCATGCGCCAGCTGTGGCATACCGGCTGGATGCACAACCGCGTGCGCATGATCGTGGCAAGCCTGTTGTGCAAGCATCTGCGCGTGCACTGGGTCGAAGGTGCGCGCTGGTTCTGGGACACGCTGGTGGATGCGGACCTGGCCAACAACACCATGGGGTGGCAATGGGTGGCTGGTACCGGCGCCGATGCCGCGCCGTATTTTCGCGTATTCAATCCGGTGACACAGGCGGAAAAATTCGACCCGCAAGCGGCCTACATCACGCGCTGGGTGCCCGAGCTCGGCAAGTTGCCGGTGAAGGAGCGTTTTGCGCCGTGGCAGCATCCCTTGTCGCTGGCACGCCTGGCGCCGGAGTATCCGCGCTCCCCCATCATCGGGCTGGCCGAGGGGCGCGATGCGGCGCTGGCAGCGTATGCAAGAACACGCGGGTAGCGCATCCACGCCGCGTGCGGTGCCGCGCGAAAGCACGCAGAGGTTTGCTGCCCTGCTTCTTTTGCAGGATCGCTGCGGGCACGCTTGCTGCCGATCGGCGTTTCGATCCATATCGCCGAAAACGTTTTCCTGAATGGTGAGCCTGCCGCGCGCCTCCAGCGCGTGCCTTCATCATGCGCCAGTCGCGTGGCGCTGTTTATCCTCGCCGACACGATTGAGTGCCGGACGATCCGGCGATAGGAGAACACCATGTCCTCAGCAGCCACCAAGAGTCTTTCCGTTGCGCTGGCCAGCGCCATCGCGTTGTCCGCCTGCGCTACCGGCGGTTCGTACGTGCAGCGCGACCAGTACGGCGAGCAGACCCAACAGCAGAATCGCACCGGGCGCAACGCGCTGATCGGTACCGCCATCGGTGTGGCTGCCGGCCTGCTCACTGGCGACAGCGCCACCGAGCGTCGTCAGCACGCGATGATCGGCGCCGGCATCGGTGCGCTGAGCGGTGCGGCCGTGGGCCAGTACCAGGATCGCCAGGAACGCGCGCTGCGCGAGCGCACCGCCAACACCGGCATCGACGTGCAGCGCCAGGGCGACAACATCACCTTGAACCTACCGGACGGCATCACCTTCGACTTCGGCAAGTCTGCGTTGAAGCCGCAGTTCTATAGCGCACTCAACGGCGTTGCCTCGACGCTGCGCGAATACAACCAGACCATGGTGGAAGTGGTGGGCCACACCGACAGCGTGGGCAGCGATGCGGTGAACCAGCGTCTGTCCGAAGAACGCGCCGGTGCCGTGGCGCAGTACCTGACCGCGCAGGGCGTGCAGCGCGAGCGCATGGAAACCATGGGCGCCGGCAAGCGCTACCCGATCGCCGACAACAGCACCGATGCCGGACGTGCGCAGAACCGTCGTGTCGAAATCCGCCTGATTCCATTGCGCGCAGAAGGCGCTGCCAGCAATACCGGTATGCGTTGAGCAACTGGTAACCATGCACGGCACGGTGAGTGGCTCGCTAGCCCTGCAGCAGTCATGAAACAGGCCGCGAAAGCGGCCTGTTTCATGGTGTCGGCTGGAGTCTGCAAAGCGCAACGCGCTATTTGCTGGCTTCAGTTCTTCGTCTATGCGCACCATCATCCGCCCTTCGGGCACCTTCTCCTCCATGAAGGAGGGCACTGTCCCGGTGGGAGAAGGATGTCTTGAGCGCGTCGTCTCGGTCCGGCTTACGCAGTCACGTGTTCCAGAATGCGCTTGCCTTCCGCACGCTCGGCTTCCAGTTCGACTTCCACCTCTGCTTCGCTGTAGGCCTTTTGCGCAGCCAGCCGGGCAGGGCACTGCGCCATCATGTAGTCGGCGTCGAAGTTCATGCGCGTCACCAGGAAGTCCACGAAGGCGCGCACCTTGGGCGAGACCAGTCGCCCGCCGGCAAACACGGCATTGAAATCCACTTCCGGCCCGGTCCAACCCGCCAGCACACGGCGCACCAGGCCCGATTGCACGAACGGCTTGGCCATCACGTCGCCGGTCAGCAACAGGCCTTCGCCACTCAGCACCGCGCCGTTGAGCGCGGCCGGATCGTTGGCCACCATCAGTGGATTGACCGGGAAATCGCGCACGTCGCTGCCATCGCTGAGCGACCAGAAAAAGCGGTTGTTGTGCACGTTGCGGTTCTTGCGTAGCGCCAGCGTGCGGTGGAATTGCAACTCGTCCGGATGCAACGGCTCGCCATAGCGTTCGATATACGACGGGCTGGCAAACACCTGCGTGCGCAGGCTGCCGAGTTTGCGTGCGACCAGGTTGGAGTCGGGCAGGGCACCGACGCGCAGCGCCAGATCGGCTTCGCCACCGATCAGGTCCAGCTTCTCGTTGCCCAGATGCATGTCCAGCTGAATTTCCGGGTATTGCGTATGGAATTCGCCCAGCAACGGCGCGATCCAGGTGATGCCCAGCGAATACGGCAC
The window above is part of the Xanthomonas campestris pv. badrii genome. Proteins encoded here:
- a CDS encoding replicative DNA helicase, with protein sequence MSARPGFRSKRNRDRDDDDYDRPEPRLDQLRVPPHSVEAEQAVLGGLMLAPDAFDRVNDQLTENDFYRRDHRLIYRAIRELNEKDRPFDAVTLGEWFESQGKLEQVGDGAYLIELASTTPSAANIAAYAEIVRDKAVLRQLIEVGTTIVNDGFQPEGRDSVELLSSAEKAVFKIAEAGARGRTDFVAMPGALKDAFEELRNRFENGGNITGLPTGYSDFDAMTAGLQPTDLIILAARPAMGKTTFALNIAEYAAIKSKKGVAVFSMEMSASQLAMRLISSNGRINAQRLRTGALEDEDWARVTGAIKMLKETKIFIDDTPGVSPEVLRSKCRRLKREHDLGLIVIDYLQLMSVPGNSENRATEISEISRSLKGLAKELNVPVIALSQLNRSLETRTDKRPVMADLRESGAIEQDADMIVFIYRDDYYNKENSPDKGLAEIIIGKHRGGPTGSCKLKFFGEYTRFDNLSHDSVGSFE
- the asnB gene encoding asparagine synthase (glutamine-hydrolyzing); this translates as MCGLAGLLMASPRLHGEQLEALVRPMGAALRHRGPDDAGSWCDAQAGVALAHQRLSILDLSPLGHQPMRSADGRYVLAYNGEVYNFAQLRGALAALGHRFRGHSDTEVLLAAVVEWGLDDTLTRCNGMFALALWDERDNCLFLARDRVGKKPLYYGWAGDTLVFGSELKALWQHSDFDNGVDRDALTLLLRLGYIPAPACIHERTFKLMPGRVLRLDAQTVAAGADAHRPDQAQQPFWNAREAMQRALATPFTGTDAQAEEQLDSVLRDAVALRMVADVPVGVFLSGGTDSSIVTAMMQAQSAQPVHSFSIGFEGSHHDEAPLAREVATHLRTDHTELYVSGADALAVVPGLPDMFDEPFADASQVPTALVARLARGGVTVALSGDGGDELFFGYGRYQRALRNWRMHGLVPGPLRRLMALAARSTGESSRTGGLAALVAEAGARGIGDIYRNRISRWRDPAAVVLGATEPESFYSLADPLHGSGTPADAMMLADFAAYLPDDLLCKVDRTTMAVGLEARAPLLDWRVAEFAWSLPLSLKYRDGVSKYLLKRVLCRYLPDPMVYRGKRGFGAPVSAWLRGDLHGWADDLLAHGTLQREGVFAADTVAGLWREFNGGERKWHTHLWTVLMFQAWQAHWRQQRAAITR
- a CDS encoding NADPH-dependent FMN reductase — translated: MSKLTIAVLVGSLRAESYNRQLARALAHLAADKAVFEYVEIGDIPLYNQDRDGDFPAEGTRLKQQIRAADAVLFVTPEYNRSIPGVLKNAIDTGSRPYGDSAFAGKPAAVVGISVGAIGTATAQQHLRNVLAYLNMHVLGQPEVFLHYKDGLFGPDDTVANADSRKFLQGFVDAFLGLVQHLKR
- a CDS encoding OmpA family protein is translated as MSSAATKSLSVALASAIALSACATGGSYVQRDQYGEQTQQQNRTGRNALIGTAIGVAAGLLTGDSATERRQHAMIGAGIGALSGAAVGQYQDRQERALRERTANTGIDVQRQGDNITLNLPDGITFDFGKSALKPQFYSALNGVASTLREYNQTMVEVVGHTDSVGSDAVNQRLSEERAGAVAQYLTAQGVQRERMETMGAGKRYPIADNSTDAGRAQNRRVEIRLIPLRAEGAASNTGMR
- a CDS encoding cryptochrome/photolyase family protein, with amino-acid sequence MSYAIVWFRRDLRLEDNPALRAALDAGHHPIPLYIDAPHEEGEWTPGAASRSWRHRSLAALDAGLRALGSGLVIRAGNSAQVLDEVIAQTGAVAVYWNRKYEPATQPRDAQIKRSLRERGIEAQSCNAALLFEPWQLSTQQGGPYKVFTPFWRNALTQLQLPDPVPAPRSLPPLPGKLKGEALDTLGLVPTLSWDQGFWEHWQPGEAGAHEMLDIFIDGALSGYLENRDRPDRVGTSQLSPHLHFGEIAPWRIAAALNEQRNARNGAQIDGYIRQLGWRDFAYHLLHHFPDTTNHNLNPRFEGFDWAKADPVTLQAWQRGRTGIPIVDAGMRQLWHTGWMHNRVRMIVASLLCKHLRVHWVEGARWFWDTLVDADLANNTMGWQWVAGTGADAAPYFRVFNPVTQAEKFDPQAAYITRWVPELGKLPVKERFAPWQHPLSLARLAPEYPRSPIIGLAEGRDAALAAYARTRG
- a CDS encoding LysR family transcriptional regulator, with amino-acid sequence MTHDLNDTLIFVKVVEQGSFIAAANALGLPKTTVSRKVQELETRLGARLLHRTTRRIGLTEAGSVYHEHCQRIARELEEAESAVGQLQSGPRGWLRFTVPYSLGITWIAPLLGEFHTQYPEIQLDMHLGNEKLDLIGGEADLALRVGALPDSNLVARKLGSLRTQVFASPSYIERYGEPLHPDELQFHRTLALRKNRNVHNNRFFWSLSDGSDVRDFPVNPLMVANDPAALNGAVLSGEGLLLTGDVMAKPFVQSGLVRRVLAGWTGPEVDFNAVFAGGRLVSPKVRAFVDFLVTRMNFDADYMMAQCPARLAAQKAYSEAEVEVELEAERAEGKRILEHVTA
- a CDS encoding glutathione S-transferase family protein → MSTVRPPLTVHGMSSSGNCYKVRLLLEQLGSRYHWVEVDSVAGQTRTPEYLAINPNGKVPMVERDDGRVLTESNAILFWLAEGTPYLPTDAWQRAQALSWMFFEQYSHEPYVAVARFISLWTAPDAARRAELPQLRVRGEQALAVMEQHLQQQAWFTGGDYGIADIALFAYTHCAEDGGFDLGRWPAIGAWLHRVRALPGFVPMPAPVPVTA